ATGCCTTCGTGCTTTAATAGTGTAGATTATGTTATAcgcttaattattttttttctttttatctttttgccACATCAGCTATTAGGATGGAATAAAATTCACTCACAATGTTTTTAGGAGGGTAAAAAATTAGCTGTTTAGTTTAAGTGTTCAAACATATTTGCTGGACAAATTTAATTGGGTCTTTATGTATTTTTCCTAAATAATATGTATTCTTATTTTAATTTAACtgataaaattaaattatttgatTTAGAATAAATAAAGGAATGCGGATAAATCTTTACCCTCCATTCATGCACCAAGATTGATCACACAATTAATTAAGGAGTTTTGCGTGATATAAAATGACAATGGTTGATTAGTGGGatcttaaaaaaattatatacttTATAATCTGGCAATTTTCACTTTCAGCAAGTAGGCAACATTGAATCTAAAATATTTATCTTTCAGTTGGATCGCAATTGCTTAAATATGTTGGAAGTCCCAGAGATAACTTTGCAGAATAAATTCTTTCATGGCCTGGCTCGTGTTTTGAGGGAATAAAATATAATACGTGATCTGTCCATTTTTATATTCACAGGGATGTTGGCCTTTCAATACTCTCTATCCAGCTTTAATTGacacaattaaactaaaataattcAGCTATATACGTCAATCAACGAAGCCTCAAACCCAAAACAATTGGAAAGCGTTCACGAATCCTCTGTTACATATAATTTATAATATCCAATATCAAAAAAattgagaactactattttaaaTATAATGCTTTATGCAGTACTTTATTACTTAAAGTCCCACTACAAAATCGAATTAGTTGTCAAGGTTTAAGTTCAAATATCagaaattttgatatcaaaacAGTCGACTGACAAGTAAAATGGGAAGATATGAGTATTGAAAACTCAACTACTTGACGGAAACAACTGCACTTAATATTATTACCATCAAAGGACCGTTTCAATATACAAAGATAAAACACCATGAATCTGTAGCTCAAGAATTTGCAGGTCCAATTAATAAATCCCAGAAAAAGACGAGGCATAAATCATTTACAAGTGCAAGATACACATAATTGAATCATATGTACTTGTTTGCCCATATGGTATTCAACAAAAACAATAGAACCACATGGGCAAACTTCTCCACTATATTTTCACATTGAAAAAGGAATACCATCCACATCCAAGCTTAGATTAATATTCATTCCCCTCTTCCAGCCCAACCCTCATGATCTTTCGACAAATTAAACTAACAGGATATACAATTTACAACTAATGGCAGAGCTCAACCAAGCTTTTGTTGAAGCACAAGACAATAAATGAAGTCGCTCTATGATCAGAGGAGCAGAAGAAACTGTCAAAGCTGCAACTATCCCGGGCCTCTATATGATGATCTTGAAGGAGGTCTATTCAAGTCTGATGCTGGAGCCGGTTGCTCAGATTCTTCCAGTATTTGTGCCTCCTGGACAGAGAGAGTTAAAAACTGAGATTTCACACCCCAACAGAAAGTTCGGAAAAGATGTAAAAGGCATATGAATGTTCAAAAGAAAAGGTTAAAATATCAAAAGTTGTTAGCTCACGCCATGGTTCATCTTCACACCGGTCATACAAAGTTCCCATGATTTTATTGACATCTCAACCGAAAGACCTATGTATTAAGGTCAAAATTGGCATCCAACTGAAAAAATGGAAATGCCAGTGTATATGCTTTATTGGTTTATTGCTCTCCCATCCTGAACTATTCCCATCCTTATCATTGTCTCATTCATGAATTAGATTCTTTCTTGATAAAAAATGAATAGAATAACAGAACAAACTCATGTATCCCAAGTTTGTCTTTGAGGATTATATGAAACTGCACAGAGACCTCGTATTCCAGGCTAACGACTCCAGGTCAGAACCAAAGAAGGCAACAGAAACCAGTGTCAACTGTTTCAAATCGCGTCAGACAATTTTAATGTAGTTTAACATCTGTAAACTATTTGTTTTGTCTGAATGGTTGATTAATGCCTATGAGTAATTCTGAAAGATACTAATTTGTTTTCTGTGATTGGTTTGTAATTTATAAACAATTTGATGTAGTCATGTCTGATACTGCTTTTCTACTTGATATATCAAGCACTTAGTGTTCTACCAACTGTGGTATGCTTGAATTAGTTTTAAGAATTTtaatatttcaaatatttttctAATTTCCAGAATTTTGTGAAATCTATATATTAGGTAAAGCATCTTAATGCAGGACTCAAAAAAATTAGTCTGCACTGGTGTAAGCATCTTAATGCAGGACTCAAATTGTATAAGCAAATTAAGAAGATGGTATGAAGCACAGCAAACCTTCGTTGATGAAGTAGAACTAAAACATGAGTGTGTCTGTGACTTTAAATGCAAGCGATGTTGATGCTGAATCTGCATAAAGTGCTGCAGTCTCGAAGAAAAATTTATTCCATTATGAATATCATAAGAACTTTCATTCAGGTTGCCATCCTCGGGAAAATGGGATCCACCTTCCCCATGATTATTTTGAGAATAAGGACTCCCAGATGAAGTTCGTCTTAATTGTTCTTTCTTAAAGGAGTATGAAGGCACAGTTTTCAACCTAGTACGAAGAATCTTAAATGCTGCACTTTGCTGCACGAAATTGACAAGAAAATGTTTTAGATTAGACAAACAAAATCACACGCATATAAACCATGGGATGTCCAAGAGTAGTTCTGGATATTTAGCATCCAACAGTAATCAGCATGCTCTCACAGCACACACCATGTCAGATAGTTAAGTAGGAATGACGATgacaagaaaaaagaaaggacATGTCTGCTATACATCTACAAGTGACTTTCATTAGCACTTCTCGAATTCAGATTGTGCTCAGATAGGAGAATTAATCGGCATCATTACCTGGGGTAGCAGCATCAGTAGACCATACAAGGCTTTTAACAACCATATGTATCTTCCAGGTTCAAGAAGCTGCAAGGAAATAACCATTAAGATGCTTCAAAAAAAGTTTTTAAGAAaaaagacaattaacttgtacaTGACATCACGAACAAGAACATGAGTTTGATCCAATTAACTCTAGCTTCTATATAACCAAAGACAACTAAAAAAAGAGTTCCACCTGTTACAACATGAGTTTTCAACTCCaatttgttctttcttttttcttgttcATTTGCCAGGCAGGTAAATTTTTGCAAGTCTTTTGAACACTTTAAAAAGTACTTCTCGGAACCAAAAACGAATGTAATGCACTTAATCCTAAAggctaacagaaaaaaaaatgtattttcttttttcctcAATCTCAATTGCTCATCATCTATCACAAAATAATTTGCCAGAGCACCACTACTATGATTGTACCATATAAAGGGAACAACTCATGCATCTTGAAATGGGTAAAAGAGAAATAGGTTGACAAGAAATGGACATTGGGTCTAACTCAACTCCAACAGCTAGCTCATGAAGTGAGGATTTTCCAAGACCAAATAAAGAGACAACAACCCATTTCCTCAACCTATTTGGGACAATATAACAACCCCACTTCCTCCTCCCTGGCACGCCCAGGCTTGGTTAACTAGAGCGTGATAACATGACATAGGGACCCAACATTGGTACCAAGAACAAGAATGGGTCTAGTCAGAAAAGTAACTTAAAGTACTAACTACTTCTGGTGATCGGAGACAATAGAAAATTGGATGGGTTGCCTCGGAATGAGTAGACAACCCTTAAGGAGAAGAGATCAGCCTTTGAAGATACCCGGAAAAGTCTTCACGCGCCTGCACGTTAACCTGACGCACTTGCTGGAGCAAGACCTTCAGATGGATCCGCGAGCGATGGAGTCTGACGGAGCAATACGCTAGGGTTTGCTCATCAGAGGGTGACGAAACTTGTGGTGGCTTTAGAAATGTTCTACGTTTAGAAATGAATCCAATGTTCTACGTTTAGAACTCAATAAAAGGAGAAATACTTCAAAATACCTGCAGTCTGAGGTAAGCAAAGGTCGGGGTCTCCAGAAGGTGGATCAATTTGTCTAGTTGGACTAAGAACTTGACATTGATGTCTTCCTCGACCAAAGATTGAATAACAGAACTTGCATGCTGATATGCCTGTAATGCAATCCAAAAAAAGACATGGACCCACATTGATATAGTGCAATATAAAACGAGCAACGGCTTGATAGAGCCATGAGAAAAATTCAGTCTTACCTGAACTAACAGGCAAAGGCTTATTATTGCCATCGGCGAATGGCACCATGATGCatacaaagaaagaaataagTCTTTCTCGGCAGCATTGATTAATGATTGTTTAAGAAGATTTCGGAGGTGGGACAATTCGGATGAAGtaagtaaaatcaaatttaaGGCCTGAAACAAAAAAGAAGCACACACAGGTTATGGAAATTTACAGCGTTAAAACATATATCAATTCTGAGACACACTGTCAAGCATAGTCAAAAGACTGAGCTGGACAGTTCTTTGATACCAATAATTATTACTCCCTCTGTTCTATTTTATTTGACaatcttttctttttagtttgttCCAAAAAAATGACACCTTTCTATATTTAGAAACACTTTTATTTTACCCGTAATGTCATGATTTTATAGCCTCATAAATGCCAGGTTCACATAAAATGAAACGGAGGGGGTAATAGTTAAGTCAAACGAAGCCTAATATCTCTCTGTCATTGCATTATTTCAAAACATTTAGCATAGTCAGTCTCATGTGAAATGATTAGAATAAAACCTGAACCATGATAGATGCAAACTCCAAATCTGATTCCCCTTCAAGTATTGTGGACAGTTCAAGATAAACTCTTTTAGCATCCAGAAGTACACATAGCCGACGAACTATTAAAGCTCCACGTCTGAAAGGAAATTAAAACACTAAGATCGGGTAGCATACAGCAAACATAGACACATTAAAAGTTGAACAAACAATACTTACTTCTCCAGGAGAGAGTAATCAAGCTGAAAGTTGTGAACTAGGAAAACAACAAGCTGGCGGAAGTATTGTGGATCTTCAGCTATGCATGCATGCACCTCAAGCACCAAAAGCACTACCTGGCAGAAAATTACGAGAAAATTTTGATGGAATCAGTTTGAAGGATGTGCTGGTCCATACAGAGATGATATCGTTGGCAAACTCGGCGGAAAAACTCTTCAGAATTTTTTCCCATACACAACTCATTAGAATAGAAACTTTACCAATctggaaaaaaaaagggaaaatagagTTTTAACCCCATCGACCAAAAAGGAGGagcaaaagaaaaactgaaaCAGGATAGATGACAGTTTATTTCAATCTATAGCTTATTTGGTCAAGTAAAGGTCTTTATACTTAAAGCTCAAAAATGTTCTTCATTGATTTTGATAAGTCAAAAAGTTCCAGCAACATCAATCAGAAGTAACTGAAGTCAATTCCAAACATAACCATTTAAACACCCACGAACAAGCGGAAGATGACCATTCATCAAAATCTTCTTTTTCTCTGAGAATAAAAGTTGAGTTAGGTAAGGAAAAAGGTCCAAAGAGAATCCTCTATCAAATAAGTAGCCTACTATGTTTAATCATGCTCATTTATTTCGGAGTCCATATGAAGAATATTTAGAGTCATGAATGATTATACTTGCATTTATTCCCAGGATAGTCATGGAACGGAACACAGACACAACATCCAAATTTTACATAGATCAAAAGGCCATAGTCCAGTTAGACCACCAGCAAATGGTCTAGTTATCATGCAAAGAAGCAAACAGTTACGAATCCAGAATGTACTAAAATTCCATTAAACATGGGTTTGAGGAAATCAAGAAACTAGGATGACTACAATGGCAATAATCTCAAAGATCAAAAAAATGAGGAAAGAACAATTAGTTGGTGCTACATGGTAAGGAAAGGAAGTTGTAAAGCTAAACTTTGCAGGGGAACTATGCCAGAGGAACCAAACCAGTGCCATAGCCCATATACCCAAGTCAAAATAAAGACTCAAAAGCTAATAAATGGCTCATAGAATCCCTAAAGAAACACAGTCTGCTGCCACAAAAAGCTGAAAGACATGGATATATCTGTTGGTCCAATCAACAAAAGTGCAGCTATACATAATTGTTTCAAGCAGAACGACATTTGGACAATTAGGGTTAAATCAGTGAGACATCAAATTTAAGTATAGTAGCAGAAAATACCTCGTCGGAGGGATCTGAGAGTGCCTTCAAAAGAGTGTCGAGGACATCATTCAGAAAAACTAAGACCTGTTCccccaaaaataaatagaaaaaatgagATGGTCAGTCATCCTTCCAAAGTTTAGAAACCAAATAAATGTAGATCACGGCAGCAAATATTGATTGACTGATTATACATGTTCTTCTCAAAATCTGAGTAATGAACTTAACCCATATTGGACATAATATATTACTTCTAAAAGAAGGACTAAATATGAAAATGATATTTCGAATTTGTAATATTTACTCCAAATCCATGAGGCAACAACTTTATGTGATAATAATATTCTAAGCAATGAGCACACTGGTATACCTCAAAATGTACATGTATACAAAATATTATCAGCTACTAATGACGAGCTTTTACTTAAACAGAATAAGACATTAACAGATGAAACTATGATACAAAACAACCATATAGAGAATGTTGATCTGTGCGCAAGAAACCTAGTATAGGAGATACTGTGGCTGTGGAACAATTGCACCTCCACAACTACATATTTGTGCTAGATAAAATAGATATATGATTTGTCTAATGTTGAATAATATCCAACTTAAAGACTTGTAATCCTCTTACACTATAACTCTGACAATCTAACATGAAAGAACCTGATATCCCAAGTTCAAATCCCAGCTATAAGTTTCAAAGTAAGCACAGTGTGCTCCAAACTTGGTGAGTAGGTCTATTTGGAACCTATGCTTGAGGGTTGTAGTAGCAAGTAGACCCCCTTATGGATTATTCAAAGTGCACAAATAAATCTGAACCATTGTCATCTAGAAAAATTCTAACAAGAACTATAAAAAGCAAGGAACAGAGGCTTCTCCTCCTAAGCCATAGCACGGCCACTCCAATGTTACATAGGCAGATccaggatttgaagtttatggtTTTGGAATGGTACTGAACTCATAGATCATGTGAATTACTGGGTTCAGAATTTAATATTTGTACATGTTTAGTAGATTTCTTAACTCATACACAGTTGTTTGAGCCAAAGTTATTGGGTTCGACTGAACCCGCATATTGTGCACTTGCCCCTACCGATTGATTCAATTTGCCTAAATAAACATGTTGTTAAACAAAGAAATTGTAGGTTCAATGATGATGAGCGTTCTTTTGTAAAAATATCATGACATTATTCATTAAACAAGCATCCACCAAAACACGAACTAGCAAGGCTCCTAATAGTCCTTTACCTTTAGGGACCATTTGGTTCACGGGAATAGGTGGGTTATCCCATTATAAATTTTGGGATTAAATTTATGCCGTGTTTGGTTGGAGGTATTAGCTAAAACCAATATTATGTTTGTACCAAAATCTTGGTATAACTTATTGCATATAGAAGGCGGGATTGGTTATCCAGGTTATAATCCTAAAGCTATAATCCTACAATATCCTGAATttgaaccaaacgaccccttagtatGTAGTTCAGTATGCTCTTAGTACCTCTTCATCACACAACATAAACAAAACTTCACTGCCTATACATAGGTGAAATAGCCTAAGTAGTACACACTCAAACAAGTTCCAAATTACATAACCTTCAAGTTGGTGAGAGAACGTGGTCATCAAGCAAAACAATAAAGGAGACCATGATCCAAGTGCTTGTCTTTACCTCTGACCGATGTCTATTTAGCAGGGTTGACATCCAGCGTAATGCTTCAATACGTGTTGCCTCCCGTTCATTTGACAACTGCCTGATAAACAGAATACATAAAGGTAACCATAAATTTTGAATTGCATGCATTGTGCAAACCATTTTAGTCAACAACAGTGAATATCAACATCTCAAAACTTCTGTGAACTTGTTAAATACCAGATTTCCCTATATAAGTAACTTCATACCTCCTAGCAATGGAGAGAATTGCTCCTACATCAAATCCCTCAGCTGGGTCGGCCTTGATTCCACGAAGTTCTTCATTCGTTTCACGTGCAACCTAAAGGCCAGAACAACAGAAGATAAaagtggaaaaaaaaaagaaaaacaaggaacACAAAGAAGCAAGAACAATGAAGAGAAGGTGGGACTAGAAGGCGATAAATTTAAGTACCAAAATAAAAGAGGCTTCCACTTACGACTCTTATTTTCTCTTCTTTATCAGATATACAAGGCAAAATTGCACCCAGAATGTCAGCATAATAAGGGACAAGTTGGTCTCCACCCAGTTTCACAAACTCATTTATCTGCAGAGCAAATAGTCTGGTTAAATTGATTGACAAAATAAACCAATTAGATTAGTTAACACCAATGAAACCCAAGCCAGAGCAGATAGAATTCCCGTCAATAGATGGCAAAGCATTCAATTACATGATGCACAAGCAATTACGGATGTCAAGGTCCTTACCCAAGTGACAGCAGTCAGCCGCGTAAATTCATCCTGTGAACCTGATCTTTGAACCAGTATCTCAGCCATGCGACCATAATCTACAGACTTCAAGATCAGCATTGTTCAAGTTAGAAGAGTTACAAAAAAGATTTCTTTTCAACAAATTATATATGTTtaatttcttatttttgtttctgattttttagGGGAAAAAATATAATCTTATTTGGAAAGGATTGACAAAAATAAAACCGGAGGAAAAGATACCTATATTGCATACAGATAGAGATCCATTACACAAGtactcaaaaaaaaaactaatacagCGAGCCATATCTGAAACTAGACATACCGATACCCACATATCTCTCACTTAACACCTCAACAATGCTGTTaggagaaagaaaatcacaagttatgattttcttttttctttttctttgttttcaggAATCTCGCCACTCCTTCATTAGAACGCTTAACATACCATGCATGGAAGAAACCTTACTGGAGAGTTCTTAATCTCTTGTAGAAACTCTGAAAGTGCAGAATCAGCTTGTTGCCGTATTTCATGGCTGGAATCACTCAACATATTAAACAATCCTGCAGTTTATCATGTCAAATAAGACAACATGCGGAAACAGAACATTCAACAGCACATCTAGAACTTTTGAGCTCAAAACATAAGCATTTACCATCAAGAAAATCAGGAAGAAACCCGAGCATATCAATATCTGGAACACTGTCTAGAACCGTGATCCAACCGACGAGAAACTGGCGGACATAAGGGTTGAGGACATTCATTCTCTCTCTCAATAATGGAATAAATTCTTCAATGCTGAGTAAGAAACGTTATGTACCATCAAATCTATCAAATAATACTTCATCAAACTGAAAACTCAAATTGACCCCAAGTATGAAGATATCGCTAGTAGAAAACACACCTAAATTGATCGCAATCCGTGACAATGTCCTGCATCCCAAAAAAGTTGCAAAACAATGTTACCATTTAAGATTGATCAATCAAAATATCAAACTTGCTAAAAAGCTTTTATCAAAACAACTATTTGCCAAAAAGGAGAGGGGTAACTCCACCAAAATGAATTTGTGGATAACGAGAACATAAAAAAGAAGGGGAAAAATAGAGAAAGAGAGATCTTCTAACTGTAACAGAATACCAGCAATAACCCCTCCAGATAACCACAAATACTCTGACTGAATACCAGCAATAATCCCTCCTTATAACCACAAATACTTTGACTTTGTCTTTggactccccccccccccccccaaaaaaaatcaaaactttCTATTCTCCTCTTTATTGTATTTCACTTAACAAGTCAATTTCATTATCTTTCTAAACAATATTCCATTACTCCTTCCTTCTACGATCGGTGCCTTAAAATTTAGAA
The Nicotiana sylvestris chromosome 11, ASM39365v2, whole genome shotgun sequence DNA segment above includes these coding regions:
- the LOC104244267 gene encoding protein VAC14 homolog isoform X1 encodes the protein MATAEALYVIPSAVLRNLSDKLYEKRKNAALELEGIVKQLAVAGDHDKIIAVINLLTQEYTYSPQANNRKGGLIGLAAATVGLTSEAAQHLEQIVPSVLNSFSDQDSRVRYYACEALYNIAKVVRGDFIVFFNQIFDALCKLSADSDANVQSAAHLLDRLVKDIVTDCDQFSIEEFIPLLRERMNVLNPYVRQFLVGWITVLDSVPDIDMLGFLPDFLDGLFNMLSDSSHEIRQQADSALSEFLQEIKNSPSVDYGRMAEILVQRSGSQDEFTRLTAVTWINEFVKLGGDQLVPYYADILGAILPCISDKEEKIRVVARETNEELRGIKADPAEGFDVGAILSIARRQLSNEREATRIEALRWMSTLLNRHRSEVLVFLNDVLDTLLKALSDPSDEVVLLVLEVHACIAEDPQYFRQLVVFLVHNFQLDYSLLEKRGALIVRRLCVLLDAKRVYLELSTILEGESDLEFASIMVQALNLILLTSSELSHLRNLLKQSLINAAEKDLFLSLYASWCHSPMAIISLCLLVQAYQHASSVIQSLVEEDINVKFLVQLDKLIHLLETPTFAYLRLQLLEPGRYIWLLKALYGLLMLLPQQSAAFKILRTRLKTVPSYSFKKEQLRRTSSGSPYSQNNHGEGGSHFPEDGNLNESSYDIHNGINFSSRLQHFMQIQHQHRLHLKSQTHSCFSSTSSTKEAQILEESEQPAPASDLNRPPSRSSYRGPG
- the LOC104244267 gene encoding protein VAC14 homolog isoform X2 gives rise to the protein MATAEALYVIPSAVLRNLSDKLYEKRKNAALELEGIVKQLAVAGDHDKIIAVINLLTQEYTYSPQANNRKGGLIGLAAATVGLTSEAAQHLEQIVPSVLNSFSDQDSRVRYYACEALYNIAKVVRGDFIVFFNQIFDALCKLSADSDANVQSAAHLLDRLVKDIVTDCDQFSIEEFIPLLRERMNVLNPYVRQFLVGWITVLDSVPDIDMLGFLPDFLDGLFNMLSDSSHEIRQQADSALSEFLQEIKNSPSVDYGRMAEILVQRSGSQDEFTRLTAVTWINEFVKLGGDQLVPYYADILGAILPCISDKEEKIRVVARETNEELRGIKADPAEGFDVGAILSIARRQLSNEREATRIEALRWMSTLLNRHRSEVLVFLNDVLDTLLKALSDPSDEVVLLVLEVHACIAEDPQYFRQLVVFLVHNFQLDYSLLEKRGALIVRRLCVLLDAKRVYLELSTILEGESDLEFASIMVQALNLILLTSSELSHLRNLLKQSLINAAEKDLFLSLYASWCHSPMAIISLCLLVQAYQHASSVIQSLVEEDINVKFLVQLDKLIHLLETPTFAYLRLQPPQVSSPSDEQTLAYCSVRLHRSRIHLKVLLQQVRQVNVQAREDFSGYLQRLISSP